Proteins encoded together in one Bacteroides ovatus window:
- the recF gene encoding DNA replication/repair protein RecF (All proteins in this family for which functions are known are DNA-binding proteins that assist the filamentation of RecA onto DNA for the initiation of recombination or recombinational repair.): protein MILKRISILNYKNLEEVELGFSAKLNCFFGLNGMGKTNLLDAVYFLSFCKSSGNPIDSQNIRHEQDFFVIQGFYEAEDGTPEEIYCGMKRRSKKQFKRNKKEYSRFSDHIGFLPLVMVSPADSELIAGGSEERRRFMDVVISQYDKEYLEALIRYNKVLAQRNTLLKSEFPVEEELFLVWEEMMAQAGAIVFQKREAFIREFIPIFQSFYSFISQDKEVVGLSYESHARDASLLEVLKQSRERDKIMGFSLRGIHKDELNMLLGEFPIKKEGSQGQNKTYLVALKLAQFDFLKRTGRTVPLLLLDDIFDKLDASRVEQIVKLVAGDNFGQIFITDTNRGHLDRILHKVGSDYKIFRVEEGTIQETEADNEAQ, encoded by the coding sequence ATGATACTGAAACGAATATCCATATTAAACTATAAGAATCTGGAAGAGGTAGAACTGGGATTCTCTGCTAAGCTGAATTGTTTTTTCGGACTGAATGGAATGGGAAAGACGAATTTGCTGGATGCGGTGTATTTCTTGTCTTTCTGTAAGAGCTCCGGAAACCCGATTGATTCTCAAAATATTCGTCATGAACAAGACTTTTTCGTGATTCAGGGCTTTTATGAAGCGGAGGACGGAACTCCTGAAGAGATTTATTGTGGGATGAAACGCCGTTCGAAGAAACAATTTAAGCGGAATAAGAAAGAATATAGCCGTTTTTCGGACCACATCGGTTTTCTGCCTTTGGTGATGGTTTCACCTGCCGATTCCGAATTGATAGCCGGGGGAAGTGAGGAGCGTCGCCGGTTTATGGATGTAGTGATTTCGCAGTATGATAAGGAATATCTTGAAGCGCTGATACGGTATAATAAAGTATTGGCGCAGCGTAACACATTGTTGAAGAGTGAGTTTCCGGTGGAGGAGGAGCTGTTTCTTGTATGGGAGGAGATGATGGCGCAAGCCGGTGCAATCGTATTCCAGAAACGTGAAGCGTTTATCCGGGAGTTTATTCCTATTTTCCAATCTTTCTATTCCTTTATCTCGCAGGATAAAGAGGTGGTGGGATTATCTTATGAGTCTCATGCGCGAGATGCTTCTTTGTTGGAAGTGTTGAAGCAAAGCAGGGAGAGGGATAAGATAATGGGATTCTCTTTGCGTGGGATTCATAAAGATGAGTTGAATATGTTGTTGGGTGAATTCCCGATAAAGAAAGAAGGTTCGCAGGGACAGAACAAAACGTATCTGGTAGCATTGAAACTGGCGCAGTTTGATTTCTTGAAGCGTACCGGCCGGACTGTTCCTTTATTATTATTAGATGATATTTTCGATAAGTTGGATGCTTCCCGTGTAGAGCAAATAGTGAAGCTGGTGGCTGGAGACAATTTCGGGCAGATATTTATAACGGACACGAACCGGGGACATCTCGACCGTATTTTACATAAGGTAGGCAGCGATTATAAAATATTTCGTGTAGAAGAGGGCACAATTCAAGAAACGGAGGCTGATAATGAAGCGCAATGA
- a CDS encoding DUF721 domain-containing protein: MKRNDAEQIGKLIQQFLRQESLESPLNEQRLLDAWPQILGPAAAYTSNLYIRNQTLYVHLTSAALRQELMMGREVLVRTLNQRVGATVITNIIFR, from the coding sequence ATGAAGCGCAATGATGCCGAACAAATAGGAAAACTGATTCAACAGTTTCTTCGTCAGGAGAGTTTGGAATCTCCGCTGAACGAACAAAGACTACTGGACGCCTGGCCTCAAATCTTGGGACCGGCGGCGGCTTATACCAGCAATCTTTATATTCGTAATCAGACATTATATGTGCATCTGACTTCCGCAGCTCTTCGTCAGGAATTGATGATGGGGCGTGAGGTATTGGTGCGCACGCTGAATCAGAGAGTCGGAGCTACCGTAATTACAAATATTATTTTTCGTTGA
- a CDS encoding histidinol-phosphatase has translation MKTNYHTHTTRCHHATGSDEEFVLSAIKGGYQELGFSDHTPWKYHTDYISDIRMLPEELPGYVESIRSLQEKYKNQISIKIGLECEYFPEYIHWLKGIIKEYKLDYIIFGNHHFHTDEKFPYFGRNTDSVDMLELYEESAIEGMESGLFAYLAHPDLFMRSYPEFDRHCKLVSRHICRTAVRLNLPLEYNIGYEEYNDIHGITTIPHPDFWKIAAHEGCTAIIGVDAHNNQYLENPFYYNRATKTLRKLGIKVIDRISFFNEK, from the coding sequence ATGAAGACGAATTATCACACCCACACCACCCGCTGCCATCATGCGACAGGGAGTGACGAAGAATTTGTTTTAAGTGCCATCAAAGGCGGCTATCAAGAATTAGGCTTTTCTGACCACACTCCGTGGAAATATCACACTGATTATATATCCGACATCCGGATGCTTCCCGAAGAGTTACCGGGATATGTGGAAAGTATCCGTTCGCTGCAAGAGAAATATAAAAATCAAATCAGCATAAAAATAGGATTGGAATGCGAATACTTTCCTGAATACATACACTGGTTAAAAGGAATCATCAAAGAATATAAACTGGACTATATCATCTTTGGAAATCACCATTTTCACACAGATGAGAAGTTCCCCTACTTCGGCCGGAATACAGATTCGGTAGACATGCTCGAACTCTATGAAGAGAGTGCTATTGAAGGAATGGAAAGCGGACTATTTGCCTACCTTGCCCATCCGGATTTATTTATGCGTTCTTACCCCGAGTTCGATCGTCATTGTAAGCTAGTCAGCAGACATATCTGCCGGACGGCAGTACGGTTAAACTTACCGTTGGAATATAATATCGGATATGAAGAGTACAATGATATTCATGGCATTACTACCATTCCTCATCCGGATTTCTGGAAAATAGCCGCCCATGAAGGTTGCACCGCTATCATCGGCGTAGATGCCCATAACAATCAATATTTGGAAAATCCTTTTTATTACAACCGTGCAACCAAAACACTCCGGAAGCTAGGTATAAAGGTTATAGACAGAATATCTTTCTTCAACGAAAAATAA
- a CDS encoding 5-formyltetrahydrofolate cyclo-ligase: MRKLQSANILAALEAHPAFRAANTVLLYHSLNDEVDTHAFIQKWSSEKRILLPVVVGDDLELRIYTGPEDMSISGIYGIAEPTGEIFTDYAAIEFIVVPGVAFDAKGNRLGRGKGYYDRLLPRIPSAYKAGICFPFQLVEEVPAESFDIRMDIIITINEDELSHPHHPLPSCDRE; the protein is encoded by the coding sequence ATGCGAAAGCTGCAATCAGCTAATATACTTGCCGCCCTTGAAGCCCATCCGGCTTTCAGGGCGGCAAATACTGTATTACTATACCATTCGCTGAATGACGAAGTAGATACACATGCCTTTATTCAAAAATGGAGTAGCGAAAAACGGATTCTACTCCCTGTAGTAGTAGGCGATGATTTAGAACTACGGATATACACGGGACCGGAAGACATGTCAATCAGCGGCATCTACGGTATAGCAGAACCAACCGGAGAAATATTCACAGACTATGCAGCCATAGAGTTCATCGTCGTTCCCGGAGTAGCTTTCGATGCTAAAGGTAACCGTTTGGGGCGGGGAAAAGGATATTATGACCGTCTCCTGCCACGCATACCATCAGCCTATAAAGCAGGAATCTGTTTCCCATTTCAATTAGTAGAAGAAGTTCCGGCGGAATCATTCGACATCCGCATGGATATAATCATAACAATCAATGAAGACGAATTATCACACCCACACCACCCGCTGCCATCATGCGACAGGGAGTGA
- a CDS encoding S41 family peptidase, translated as MSTKNSSRFTPVIIAVSVVVGILIGTFYAKHFAGNRLGIINGSSNKLNALLRIVDDQYVDTVNMADLVEKAMPQILAELDPHSTYIPAQNLEEVNSELEGSFSGIGIQFTIQNDTIHVNAVVQGGPSEKIGLMAGDRIVTVDDSLFVGKKVTNERAMRTLKGPKGSQVKLGIKRTGEKDLLHFNITRGDIPQNTVDAAYMVNDDIGYVKVSKFGRTSHVELLNALAQLNHKKCKGLIIDLRGNTGGYMEAAIRMVNEFLPEGKLIVYTQGRKYPRAEEFANGTGSCQKMPLVVLIDEGSASASEIFTGAIQDNDRGTVVGRRSFGKGLVQQPIDFSDGSAIRLTIARYYTPSGRCIQRPYESGKDRNYELDLYTRYEHGEFFSRDSIKQNESERYNTSLGRTVYGGGGIMPDIFVPQDTTGVTSYLSTVINRGLTIQFTFQYTDNNRKKLSQYETEEELLNYLRHQGLVEQFVRFADSKGVKRRNILIQKSYKLLEKNLFGNIIYNMLGLEAYLQYFNKTDATVIKGIEILEKGEAFPKAPVAVEEEVTKDKKDGKKKRTAQAYSITEDPTRGFNYAKAAIS; from the coding sequence ATGAGTACAAAAAACTCTTCACGTTTTACACCTGTCATCATAGCAGTCAGTGTGGTAGTCGGGATTCTTATCGGTACATTTTATGCCAAGCATTTTGCCGGCAACCGTTTGGGTATCATTAATGGTTCCTCCAATAAGCTAAACGCTTTGTTACGCATTGTAGACGATCAATATGTCGACACCGTAAACATGGCCGATTTGGTAGAAAAAGCCATGCCGCAAATTCTAGCCGAACTGGATCCGCATTCAACTTATATCCCAGCCCAAAATCTCGAAGAAGTCAACTCTGAACTGGAAGGCAGCTTCAGCGGAATTGGTATCCAGTTTACCATACAGAATGACACCATTCATGTCAATGCTGTTGTTCAGGGAGGTCCTTCTGAAAAGATAGGATTAATGGCGGGCGACCGTATTGTTACTGTAGACGATAGCTTGTTTGTCGGCAAGAAAGTAACGAACGAACGGGCTATGCGCACCTTGAAAGGTCCGAAAGGCTCACAGGTAAAATTGGGAATCAAACGAACAGGAGAAAAGGACTTATTACACTTCAACATCACACGTGGAGACATTCCTCAAAATACCGTAGATGCTGCTTACATGGTGAACGACGATATCGGTTATGTGAAAGTCAGCAAATTCGGACGTACCAGCCATGTAGAATTGCTTAATGCATTAGCACAACTCAACCACAAAAAATGCAAAGGTCTAATCATTGACCTGCGCGGTAATACCGGAGGATATATGGAAGCTGCCATCCGCATGGTAAATGAATTCTTGCCTGAAGGCAAGTTGATCGTATATACTCAAGGTCGTAAATATCCACGTGCAGAAGAATTTGCCAACGGTACGGGTAGTTGTCAGAAAATGCCGCTCGTTGTATTGATTGACGAAGGTTCTGCTTCCGCCAGTGAAATTTTCACCGGAGCTATTCAAGATAACGACCGGGGTACAGTTGTAGGACGCCGTTCTTTCGGTAAGGGACTTGTGCAACAGCCTATCGATTTCAGTGACGGATCGGCTATCCGCCTGACAATCGCCCGCTACTACACCCCATCCGGACGTTGCATCCAACGCCCATACGAAAGTGGTAAAGATCGTAACTACGAGCTGGATTTATACACCCGTTACGAACATGGAGAATTTTTCTCACGTGATAGTATCAAGCAGAATGAGAGCGAACGTTATAATACCAGCTTAGGACGTACTGTGTATGGCGGTGGTGGTATCATGCCGGATATATTCGTACCGCAGGATACAACGGGAGTCACTTCTTATCTATCGACAGTTATTAACCGGGGACTGACTATTCAGTTCACATTCCAATACACCGACAATAACCGGAAGAAGTTAAGCCAATACGAAACTGAGGAAGAATTACTGAACTATCTTCGTCATCAAGGTTTGGTGGAACAGTTTGTCCGTTTTGCCGACAGTAAAGGAGTGAAAAGAAGAAATATCCTCATTCAGAAATCATACAAACTATTGGAAAAGAACCTCTTTGGCAACATCATCTACAATATGCTTGGACTGGAAGCCTATCTCCAATACTTCAACAAGACAGATGCTACTGTCATTAAAGGTATTGAGATACTTGAAAAAGGAGAAGCTTTCCCCAAAGCTCCGGTAGCCGTTGAAGAAGAAGTGACGAAGGATAAAAAAGATGGAAAGAAAAAAAGAACTGCGCAAGCATATAGCATTACTGAAGACCCAACACGCGGATTCAACTATGCGAAAGCTGCAATCAGCTAA
- a CDS encoding dCMP deaminase family protein, which produces MDTEKKQLELDKRYIRMASIWAENSYCQRRKVGALIVKDKMIISDGYNGTPSGFENVCEDENNLTKPYVLHAEANAITKIARSNNSSDGATMYVTASPCIECAKLIIQAGIKRVVYSEHYRLEDGIELLKRAGIEVIYTELDDNSSPNK; this is translated from the coding sequence ATGGACACTGAAAAGAAACAATTAGAACTTGACAAACGTTATATACGTATGGCCAGTATATGGGCTGAAAATTCCTATTGTCAACGCCGTAAAGTAGGAGCTTTAATTGTTAAGGATAAAATGATTATCTCCGACGGATATAATGGAACACCTTCCGGATTCGAGAATGTATGTGAAGATGAAAACAACCTGACAAAACCATACGTTCTGCATGCGGAAGCCAATGCCATTACCAAAATAGCGCGTTCAAATAACAGTAGCGACGGTGCTACCATGTACGTCACCGCCTCTCCTTGCATCGAATGTGCAAAGTTAATCATACAGGCAGGAATCAAACGGGTAGTTTATTCCGAGCATTACCGCCTGGAAGATGGAATAGAGTTATTAAAACGGGCGGGAATCGAAGTTATCTACACAGAGTTAGATGATAATTCCTCTCCAAATAAATAA
- a CDS encoding DUF4847 family protein: MKRSIFQIVGLLLLLPLFSGCNDSDDVAAIFTGKTWKLNYITVDGGHEMFGFWENEEQEKASIKELNKNGTYNIVFDGTVDGDVINGNIKGTVIATSTFEGKWNANAKNNSFKATVTTAGSYGDDKLAKNFIEGLNAATSYEGDSNNLYLLYKPASGKQTFRMVFRVVSSK; this comes from the coding sequence ATGAAGAGAAGTATATTTCAAATAGTAGGATTGCTTTTATTGCTTCCTTTATTTTCAGGGTGTAATGATTCGGACGATGTAGCTGCTATCTTTACAGGAAAAACCTGGAAACTAAATTATATCACAGTAGATGGAGGTCATGAGATGTTTGGCTTTTGGGAGAATGAAGAACAAGAGAAAGCAAGTATTAAAGAGCTTAATAAGAACGGTACATATAATATTGTATTTGATGGCACAGTAGATGGAGATGTTATTAACGGAAATATAAAAGGAACTGTAATTGCAACCAGTACTTTTGAAGGAAAATGGAATGCCAACGCCAAAAACAATAGCTTCAAAGCTACAGTTACCACTGCAGGTAGTTATGGCGACGACAAACTCGCCAAAAATTTTATAGAGGGGCTTAATGCAGCTACATCTTACGAAGGAGATAGTAATAACTTATACCTTTTATACAAACCGGCATCCGGTAAACAAACTTTCCGTATGGTTTTCCGGGTAGTAAGCAGTAAATAG
- a CDS encoding M3 family metallopeptidase has translation MNNITNAQNPFYGQYHTPHETVPFDRIETEHYEPAILEGIKLQNAEIEAIIQNPEKADFTNTIEAFEESGELLDKVVAVFGNMLSAETNDDLQELAQKIMPLLSEHSNNITLNEKLFARVKEVYNQKETLQLTQEQKQLLENAYNSFIRHGANLEGEAREEYRRLTTELSKLTLTFSENNLKETNAYQMLLTKKESLAGLPEIIIEAAAETAKNEEKEGWAFTLHAPSYIPFMTYSDNRDLRQKLYMAYNTKCTHDNEFNNIDIVKKIANTRMKIAQLLGYKDYAEYTLKKRMAENSKSVYKLLNQLLEAYTPTAQQEYKEIQELARKEQGADFVVMPWDWSYYSNKLKDKKFNINEEMLRPYFELEQVKKGVFGLAEKLYGITFRKNTEIPVYHKEVEAFEVFDKDGKFLAVLYTDFHPRPGKRAGAWMTSYKDQWIDKKTGKNSRPHVSVVMNFTKPTENKPALLTFNEVETFLHEFGHSLHGMFANSTYRSLSGTNVYWDFVELPSQIMENFAIEKDFLNTFARHYQTGEVLPDELIKRLVDASNFNVAYACLRQISFGLLDMAWYTRNTPFEGDVKAYEQEAWKDAQILPVVQEACMSTQFSHIFVGGYAAGYYSYKWAEVLDADAFSLFKQKGIFNQEVADSFRNNILSKGGTEHPMILYKRFRGQEPSIDALLIRNGIKK, from the coding sequence ATGAACAATATAACAAATGCCCAGAATCCTTTCTACGGGCAATACCATACGCCGCACGAAACCGTGCCGTTTGACCGGATTGAAACTGAACATTATGAGCCTGCTATCCTCGAAGGAATCAAGCTACAAAATGCTGAAATAGAGGCCATTATACAGAATCCGGAAAAGGCTGATTTTACCAATACGATAGAAGCTTTCGAAGAGTCAGGGGAATTACTGGACAAAGTAGTTGCCGTCTTCGGTAATATGTTGAGCGCAGAAACGAATGACGATCTACAAGAACTCGCTCAAAAGATTATGCCGTTGCTTAGTGAACACAGCAATAATATCACACTGAACGAAAAGCTATTCGCACGTGTGAAGGAAGTGTATAACCAAAAAGAGACTTTGCAACTGACACAGGAACAAAAACAGTTACTGGAAAATGCATATAACAGTTTTATTCGTCATGGCGCCAATTTAGAAGGAGAAGCACGGGAAGAATACCGTCGTCTGACTACCGAATTGAGTAAATTGACGCTTACCTTCAGTGAAAACAACCTGAAAGAGACGAATGCTTATCAAATGCTGTTAACGAAAAAAGAGAGCCTCGCCGGACTACCTGAAATTATCATAGAAGCAGCTGCAGAAACGGCCAAGAACGAAGAAAAAGAAGGATGGGCATTCACACTTCACGCTCCGAGCTATATTCCTTTCATGACGTATTCTGACAATCGGGATTTACGTCAAAAACTCTATATGGCTTATAATACCAAATGTACACACGATAACGAATTCAATAATATCGACATCGTAAAAAAGATAGCCAATACACGCATGAAAATAGCCCAGTTACTGGGATACAAAGATTATGCGGAATATACGCTAAAGAAAAGAATGGCTGAAAACAGCAAGTCGGTATACAAGCTGCTCAACCAACTGCTGGAAGCATACACTCCTACTGCACAACAAGAATATAAAGAGATACAAGAACTGGCTCGCAAAGAACAGGGAGCTGATTTCGTTGTCATGCCTTGGGACTGGAGTTATTATTCAAATAAACTAAAGGACAAAAAATTCAATATCAACGAAGAAATGCTCCGCCCTTACTTCGAACTGGAACAAGTGAAGAAAGGAGTGTTTGGCTTGGCAGAAAAGTTATATGGAATCACTTTCCGGAAAAATACAGAAATTCCGGTTTACCATAAAGAGGTGGAAGCCTTTGAAGTGTTTGATAAAGACGGTAAATTTTTAGCCGTCTTATACACCGATTTCCATCCGCGTCCGGGAAAGCGGGCCGGAGCCTGGATGACGAGTTATAAGGACCAATGGATAGATAAAAAGACCGGTAAAAACAGCCGCCCTCATGTATCCGTTGTGATGAACTTCACCAAGCCAACCGAGAATAAGCCCGCTTTATTGACTTTCAATGAAGTAGAAACATTCTTGCATGAGTTCGGGCATAGTCTGCACGGTATGTTTGCCAATTCTACTTACAGGAGTTTAAGTGGAACCAATGTATATTGGGATTTCGTGGAGCTTCCCTCGCAAATTATGGAAAATTTCGCCATAGAGAAAGATTTCCTCAATACCTTTGCCCGCCATTATCAGACGGGAGAAGTATTGCCGGATGAATTGATAAAACGCCTTGTAGATGCATCAAACTTCAATGTTGCGTATGCTTGTCTACGACAAATAAGTTTCGGTTTACTTGATATGGCATGGTATACGCGCAACACTCCTTTTGAAGGAGATGTGAAAGCTTATGAACAAGAAGCCTGGAAGGATGCGCAAATATTGCCGGTAGTACAAGAAGCTTGTATGAGTACGCAATTCTCCCACATCTTTGTCGGTGGATATGCCGCCGGATACTATAGCTACAAATGGGCGGAAGTATTGGATGCCGACGCATTTTCATTATTCAAGCAAAAAGGGATATTCAATCAGGAAGTGGCAGACTCATTCCGCAATAATATTCTGTCGAAAGGAGGAACGGAACATCCGATGATACTTTATAAACGTTTCCGCGGACAGGAACCGAGCATTGATGCTTTGCTAATCAGAAATGGGATAAAGAAATAA
- the gap gene encoding type I glyceraldehyde-3-phosphate dehydrogenase — protein MIKVGINGFGRIGRFVFRAAMERNDIQIVGINDLCPVDYLAYMLKYDTMHGQFNGTIEADVENSKLIVNGQAIRITAERNPADLKWNEVGAEYVVESTGLFLSKDKAQAHIEAGAKYVVMSAPSKDDTPMFVCGVNEKTYVKGTQFVSNASCTTNCLAPIAKVLNDKFGILDGLMTTVHSTTATQKTVDGPSMKDWRGGRAASGNIIPSSTGAAKAVGKVIPALNGKLTGMSMRVPTLDVSVVDLTVNLAKPATYAEICAAMKEASEGELKGILGYTEDAVVSSDFLGDARTSIFDAKAGIALTDTFVKVVSWYDNEIGYSNKVLDLIAHMASVNA, from the coding sequence ATGATTAAAGTAGGTATTAATGGATTCGGACGTATCGGACGTTTCGTTTTCCGCGCTGCAATGGAGAGAAACGATATTCAAATCGTAGGTATCAATGACCTTTGCCCGGTTGATTACTTGGCTTACATGCTGAAGTATGACACGATGCACGGACAGTTCAACGGTACTATCGAAGCAGATGTTGAAAACAGCAAACTGATCGTTAACGGTCAAGCTATCCGTATCACAGCTGAAAGAAATCCGGCTGACTTGAAATGGAATGAAGTAGGTGCAGAATACGTTGTTGAATCTACAGGTTTGTTCTTGAGCAAAGACAAAGCTCAGGCTCACATCGAAGCTGGTGCAAAATATGTTGTAATGTCAGCTCCTTCTAAAGATGACACTCCGATGTTCGTTTGCGGTGTAAACGAAAAAACATATGTAAAAGGTACTCAATTCGTATCTAACGCTTCTTGTACTACTAACTGTTTGGCTCCTATCGCTAAAGTATTGAACGACAAGTTCGGTATCCTTGACGGTTTGATGACTACAGTTCACTCTACAACTGCTACTCAGAAAACAGTTGACGGTCCTTCTATGAAAGACTGGAGAGGTGGTCGTGCTGCTTCTGGCAACATCATTCCTTCTTCTACTGGTGCTGCTAAAGCTGTAGGTAAAGTAATCCCTGCATTGAACGGCAAATTGACTGGTATGTCTATGCGTGTTCCGACTTTGGACGTATCTGTAGTTGACTTGACAGTTAACTTGGCTAAACCGGCTACTTACGCTGAAATCTGCGCTGCAATGAAAGAAGCTTCTGAAGGCGAATTGAAAGGTATCCTGGGTTACACTGAAGATGCAGTAGTTTCTTCTGACTTCCTGGGTGACGCTCGTACTTCTATCTTCGACGCTAAAGCAGGTATCGCTCTGACTGATACTTTCGTTAAAGTTGTATCTTGGTATGACAACGAAATCGGTTACTCTAACAAAGTTCTTGACTTGATCGCTCACATGGCATCAGTTAACGCTTAA
- the mscL gene encoding large-conductance mechanosensitive channel protein MscL, producing MGKSTFLQDFKAFAMKGNVIDMAVGVVIGGAFGKIVSSLVANVIMPPIGLLVGGVNFTDLKWVMKAAEIGADGKEIAPAVTLDYGQFLQATFDFLIIAFAIFLFIRLITKLTTKKQAEVPATPPAPPAPTKEEVLLTEIRDLLKEKNS from the coding sequence ATGGGAAAGAGCACATTTTTACAGGACTTTAAGGCGTTTGCCATGAAAGGTAACGTCATAGACATGGCTGTCGGTGTAGTTATTGGTGGTGCGTTTGGAAAAATCGTATCATCATTGGTTGCTAATGTTATTATGCCTCCGATTGGTTTACTGGTTGGCGGTGTGAACTTTACGGATTTGAAATGGGTGATGAAAGCGGCAGAGATCGGTGCTGACGGTAAAGAGATAGCTCCGGCCGTGACATTGGATTATGGTCAGTTTCTGCAAGCCACCTTTGATTTTCTGATTATTGCTTTTGCTATATTCTTATTTATACGGTTGATTACGAAACTGACAACTAAAAAACAGGCAGAAGTGCCAGCTACTCCTCCGGCTCCTCCTGCACCAACGAAGGAAGAAGTCTTGTTGACGGAGATACGCGATTTGCTGAAAGAAAAGAATAGTTGA
- the guaA gene encoding glutamine-hydrolyzing GMP synthase codes for MQEKIIILDFGSQTTQLIGRRVRELDTYCEIVPYNKFPKEDPTIKGVILSGSPFSVYDKDAFKVDLSEIRGKYPILGICYGAQFMSYTNGGKVEPAGTREYGRAHLASFCKDNVLFKGVRDGSQVWMSHGDTITAIPDNFKKIASTDKVEIAAYQVEGEQVWGVQFHPEVFHSEDGTQILKNFVVDVCGCKQDWSPASFIESTVAELKAQLGDDKVVLGLSGGVDSSVAAVLLNKAIGKNLTCIFVDHGMLRKNEFKNVMKDYECLGLNVIGVDASAKFFAELAGVAEPESKRKIIGKGFIDVFDVEAHKIKDVKWLAQGTIYPDCIESLSITGTVIKSHHNVGGLPEKMNLKLCEPLRLLFKDEVRRVGRELGMPEHLITRHPFPGPGLAVRILGDITPEKVRILQDADDIFIQGLRDWGLYDKVWQAGVILLPVQSVGVMGDERTYERAVALRAVTSTDAMTADWAHLPYEFMGKVSNDIINKVKGVNRVTYDISSKPPATIEWE; via the coding sequence ATGCAGGAAAAAATAATAATTCTTGATTTCGGTTCGCAGACAACACAGCTTATAGGCCGTCGTGTACGTGAATTGGATACGTATTGTGAAATTGTTCCTTATAACAAATTTCCTAAAGAAGACCCTACTATTAAAGGAGTCATTCTCTCCGGAAGTCCTTTCTCGGTTTACGATAAAGATGCTTTCAAAGTAGATTTGAGTGAAATTCGTGGTAAATATCCGATATTGGGTATTTGTTATGGTGCACAATTTATGTCATACACCAATGGCGGAAAAGTGGAACCAGCCGGAACACGCGAATATGGACGTGCTCACTTGGCTTCTTTCTGCAAAGATAATGTGCTATTTAAAGGTGTACGTGATGGATCGCAGGTATGGATGAGTCATGGAGATACGATTACTGCTATTCCTGATAATTTCAAGAAAATAGCTTCAACAGATAAAGTAGAGATTGCTGCTTATCAGGTAGAAGGTGAGCAAGTGTGGGGTGTTCAATTCCATCCGGAAGTATTCCATAGTGAAGACGGAACTCAAATCCTGAAGAACTTTGTAGTAGATGTTTGCGGTTGCAAACAAGACTGGTCGCCGGCTTCTTTCATTGAAAGTACGGTTGCCGAGCTGAAAGCGCAGTTGGGGGATGATAAAGTCGTTCTCGGTTTGAGTGGCGGAGTTGATTCTTCAGTTGCAGCAGTGTTGTTAAACAAGGCTATCGGTAAGAATTTGACTTGTATCTTTGTAGATCACGGTATGCTACGTAAGAATGAGTTCAAGAATGTGATGAAGGATTACGAGTGTCTCGGTCTGAATGTGATTGGCGTTGATGCCAGCGCAAAGTTCTTCGCAGAACTGGCTGGTGTGGCTGAACCGGAAAGTAAGCGTAAGATTATAGGTAAGGGCTTCATCGATGTATTTGATGTGGAGGCTCACAAGATAAAAGACGTGAAATGGTTGGCGCAGGGTACTATTTATCCGGATTGTATTGAGTCATTGTCTATTACGGGCACAGTGATAAAGAGCCATCATAATGTAGGTGGTCTTCCTGAAAAGATGAATCTGAAGTTGTGTGAACCGCTTCGTTTGTTATTTAAGGATGAAGTGCGCCGGGTAGGTCGTGAGCTGGGTATGCCGGAGCATCTGATTACTCGTCATCCGTTCCCGGGACCGGGACTGGCAGTGCGTATTTTGGGAGATATTACTCCTGAAAAAGTACGTATTCTGCAGGATGCTGACGATATCTTTATCCAGGGATTGCGTGACTGGGGATTGTATGATAAAGTATGGCAGGCAGGAGTTATCTTGTTGCCGGTACAGTCTGTGGGCGTAATGGGAGATGAACGTACTTATGAAAGAGCGGTTGCTTTGCGTGCTGTGACATCTACAGATGCCATGACGGCTGATTGGGCACATTTACCTTATGAATTTATGGGTAAGGTATCGAATGATATTATTAATAAGGTGAAAGGAGTGAACCGTGTAACCTATGATATCAGTTCCAAGCCGCCAGCAACCATTGAATGGGAATAA